Proteins encoded within one genomic window of Argiope bruennichi chromosome 7, qqArgBrue1.1, whole genome shotgun sequence:
- the LOC129976471 gene encoding uncharacterized protein LOC129976471: MMNLLSIVVAILASSVSAYGYVCQNDDSTYYHADPSTACQVYHYCDKSAMTTHTCPSGQAFDSEKMKCMEAASVTCVDEEHHRVKRSIEVHSIALEDLKSGFEKLLKEMVEALDEALLSAMPTIHEELIKTYFPMIKSLEEDLLPLYKQTVSPRMAKAVTYIQKLIGRLCKKAYQSWEMSNSTHVNLVSVEDIVSDVSNDLKPVLQLGKYLSAKAIHSRHKRWTDDLARSIGRPIAEDIFDSFLNFLSGDQDTVMSKLILPTVTELVSDPETRFDMIKLIVSLKSAFAPVMNEMYKRQLHNTPPGTIIHLPQSIVDKAKESFENDSLPILGKLMRKHLRMILRKSAENLHLITEEAESLHAGFGKRLRHEWIVFMEKHTSLFLTDDSHNYSHIHTKTITEIIRDLQPIKSLIIEMFLNSMSTSPNVLFKFFSRADTVLMRSLF; encoded by the exons ATGATGAATCTTCTATCAATAGTCGTTGCTATCTTAGCAAGCTCCGTTTCTGCTTATGGCTATGTTTGCCAAAATGATGACAGTACTTATTATCATGCCGATCCATCAACTGCATGCCAG GTATATCATTACTGTGACAAATCTGCAATGACCACACATACATGCCCCTCCGGACAAGCTTTTGATAGTGAAAAAATGAAGTGCATGGAAGCTGCCTCGGTTACATGTGTTGATGAGGAACACCACAGAGTGAAAAGGTCTATAGAAGTTCATTCAATTGCGTTGGAAGATTTGAAATCTGGCTTTGAAAAATTACTGAAAGAAATGGTTGAGGCTCTGGATGAAGCTTTGCTATCAGCAATGCCAACTATTCACGAGGAACTAATAAAAACTTACTTTCCCATGATTAAATCATTGGAGGAAGATCTTCTCCCCCTTTACAAGCAAACAGTTTCACCCAGGATGGCAAAAGCAGTTACATACATTCAAAAACTCATTGGAAGGCTATGCAAAAAAGCTTACCAATCATGGGAAATGAGCAATTCTACTCATGTGAATCTTGTTTCAGTAGAAGACATTGTATCAGATGTTTCTAATGATTTAAAGCCTGTGTTGCAACTCGGAAAATATTTATCAGCAAAAGCAATTCATTCAAGACACAAAAGATGGACAGATGATCTTGCACGTTCAATCGGAAGGCCTATTGCTGAGGATATTTTCGACAGCTTTCTGAATTTCCTGTCAGGTGATCAGGATACTGTGATGAGCAAACTAATTTTGCCAACTGTGACCGAGCTCGTTTCTGATCCTGAAACTAGATTCGATATGATAAAATTGATAGTGTCGTTGAAATCCGCGTTCGCCCCGGTGATGAATGAAATGTACAAGAGGCAATTACACAATACTCCACCTGGTACCATCATCCATCTTCCTCAATCCATTGTTGACAAAGCCAAAGAAAGTTTCGAAAACGATTCTCTGCCTATCTTAGGAAAACTCATGCGAAAGCATCTGCGAATGATCCTGAGAAAGTCTGCTGAAAATCTTCATTTGATAACTGAAGAAGCTGAGTCTTTGCATGCTGGATTTGGTAAAAGGTTAAGGCACGAATGGATTGTGTTCATGGAAAAGCACACATCTCTTTTCTTGACCGATGACTCACATAATTATTCGCACATCCACACCAAGACTATTACAGAAATCATTCGGGACCTACAACCCATCAAAAGTTTGATTATTGAAATGTTTCTGAATAGCATGAGTACATCTCCCAATGTGCTTTTTAAGTTCTTTTCCAGAGCAGACACTGTTTTGATGCGTTCCCTTTTTTAA